From the genome of Myripristis murdjan chromosome 22, fMyrMur1.1, whole genome shotgun sequence, one region includes:
- the fam241a gene encoding uncharacterized protein FAM241A, with the protein MSTATRPVNDQYLAQRRDFEELTIDSQRRWQAPRHAAHTAREAAQQHHQGDNSRTRSRAPAHSRARPPSSSDPTAHWPHIADPTTREPQLDDCERMGTLFGMLNKCLRGMGFSQMYFGEKIVEPVVIVFFWLLLWFLGIQALGLVGTLCIIIIYIQK; encoded by the exons ATGTCCACCGCCACACGGCCAGTCAATGACCAGTACCTTGCCCAGCGACGGGACTTTGAGGAGCTGACGATAGACAGTCAAAGGAGATGGCAAGCGCCTCGTCATGCCGCTCACACTGCGAGAGAAGCCgcacagcagcaccaccag GGTGACAACAGCAGAACCAGGTCAAGAGCCCCCGCTCACTCCAGGGCCCGGCCTCCATCTTCCAGTGACCCTACCGCCCACTGGCCCCACATCGCCGACCCCACCACCAGGGAGCCGCAGCTGGACGACTGTGAGCGGATGGGGACTCTGTTCGGGATGCTGAACAAGTGCCTGCGTGGGATGGGCTTCAGCCAGATGTACTTTGGAGAGAAGATTGTGGAGCCGGTAGTGATCGTGTTCTTCTGGCTCCTGCTCTGGTTCCTAGGGATCCAGGCTCTGGGACTGGTGGGAACACTCTGCATCATTATCATCTATATCCAAAAGTAA
- the jkamp gene encoding JNK1/MAPK8-associated membrane protein — MAVAMSSTCPGLYCGRIMINESVMGECGVCPRGERTNLQRVCERCSESPELYDWLYLGFMAMLPLVLHWFFIEWYSGKKSSSALLQHITAMLECSVSAVVTLLVSEPVGMFSIRSCRVQMLSDWYTMLYNPSPDYVTTLHCTQEAVYPLYTIVLIYYAFCLVLMMLLRPLLVKKIACGLGKSDRFKSIYAALYFFPILTVLQAVGGGLLYYAFPYIILVLSLVTLAVYMSASEIQSFKNLVAKKKRLVVLFSHWLLHAYGIISISRLDKLEQDLPLLALVPGPALFYIATAKFTEPSRILSDGGNGH, encoded by the exons ATGG CTGTGGCCATGAGCTCCACATGTCCAGGCCTGTACTGCGGCAGGATCATGATCAATGAATCAGTCATGGGAGAGTGTGGT GTTTGTCCTCGTGGAGAGCGGACAAATCTGCAGAGGGTGTGTGAGCGCTGTTCAGAATCCCCCGAGCTCTACGACTGGCTGTACCTGGGTTTCATGGCCATGTTACCACTGGTGCTACACTGGTTCTTCATAGAGTGGTACTCTGGCAAGAAGAG cTCCAGTGCTTTgctgcagcacatcacagccATGCTGGAGTGCAGTGTGTCGGCTGTGGTCACCTTGCTAGTGAGCGAGCCGGTGGGGATGTTCAGTATCCGCTCATGCCGTGTCCAGATGCTGTCAGATTGGTACACCATGCTATATAATCCCAGTCCGGACTACGTCACTACCTTACACTGCACACAGGAAGCTGTCTACCCACT GTACACCATTGTGTTAATCTACTATGCATTCTGCCTGGtgctgatgatgctgctgcGCCCCCTGTTGGTCAAGAAAATAGCATGCGGTCTGGGGAAGTCTGATCGCTTCAAAAGTATCTACGCTGCTCTGTACTTCTTCCCCATCCTCACTGTGCTCCAGGCTGTGGGAGGAGGGCTGCTGT ACTATGCGTTTCCCTACATCATCCTGGTGCTGTCACTGGTCACCCTGGCTGTTTACATGTCTGCCTCCGAAATACAG TCCTTCAAGAACCTGGTAGCTAAGAAGAAGCGCCTTGTTGTCCTCTTCAGCCATTGGCTGCTCCATGCTTACGGCATCATCTCTATCTCCCGATTGGACAAGCTGGAGCAAGACCTGCCGCTGCTGGCCCTGGTGCCCGGTCCTGCCCTGTTCTACATAGCAACAGCCAAGTTCACAGAGCCCAGCCGCATTTTGTCTGATGGCGGCAATGGACACTAA
- the gpr135 gene encoding G-protein coupled receptor 135, whose protein sequence is MDLPLSTALQGNSGTNHTTDTSSSSFTHQLGTTSPVVPRVVSIVTSLVTITTEATVVISASGNLSDFRDQQGSDLRQNQPASTPSVLSAAERNSVLQGITVAAQALVLLSIFLLSSLGNSAVVIVIIKHRQLRTVTNAFIMSLSLSDFLTAVLCLPFSFVMLFSKDGVWMFGDQFCVANGFFNTCFGIISTLTMTLISFDRYYAIVRQPQAKIGRQKATQLLVAVWLTAVIFSLPWYLLVQTPTEIHKRGFYHCMYVFHSGTSRMGTAYSIFLIVVCYLLPFSLMCFCHYNICKTVRLSEIRVRPVTTYAYLLRFYSEMRTATTVLIMIVFIIFCWGPYCLMGLVTAMGDYTFNPAMDTVAIWLAWANGAINPLIYALRNPNISMLLGRSREEGYRTRNITAYLSNQTQNHEIRLNQAERIRDHYVSRVGVNNSRLSSSSPGKGGGGEVAMWACKNPAVFFCRDAQPDITAYSNSVSAPKTKTADTSL, encoded by the exons ATGGATTTGCCTTTAAGCACGGCCCTGCAGGGCAACAGTGGCACCAACCACACCACTGATACCTCTAGCTCAAGCTTCACCCACCAACTAGGCACGACGTCACCTGTTGTTCCAAG GGTTGTTTCCATAGTGACCAGCCTGGTGACCATCACGACAGAGGCCACAGTGGTAATCTCAGCCTCAGGGAACCTATCAGACTTCAGAGATCAGCAAGGGAGCGATCTCAGACAAAACCAGCCAGCCTCAACTCCATCAGTGCTGAGTGCCGCCGAGAGGAACTCTGTCCTGCAGGGCATCACGGTGGCTGCCCAGGCCCTGgtgctcctctccatcttcctcctgtcCAGCCTGGGTAACTCAGCAGttgtcatcgtcatcatcaaaCACCGACAGCTCAGAACAGTGACCAATGCGTTCATCATGTCGCTGTCGCTGTCGGACTTCCTCACAGCCGTTCTCTGTCTGCCGTTCTCCTTCGTCATGCTCTTCAGTAAAGACGGGGTCTGGATGTTCGGGGATCAGTTCTGTGTGGCCAATGGGTTTTTCAATACCTGCTTCGGGATCATCTCAACCCTGACCATGACTCTAATATCCTTTGACAGATACTATGCCATAGTGAGGCAGCCGCAGGCCAAAATAGGACGCCAGAAAGCCACTCAGTTGTTGGTAGCTGTATGGTTAactgctgttattttttccctGCCATGGTACCTGTTAGTCCAAACACCTACAGAAATCCATAAGCGGGGTTTCTaccactgtatgtatgtattccACTCTGGGACCTCCCGTATGGGCACAGCTTATAGCATCTTTCTTATTGTAGTTTGCTACCTATTGCCATTCTCTCTCATGTGTTTTTGCCATTACAACATCTGTAAGACAGTTCGGCTTTCTGAAATCCGTGTCAGGCCAGTGACCACATATGCTTACTTACTACGATTCTACAGTGAGATGCGAACAGCAACCACAGTGTTGATtatgattgtttttattattttttgctggGGGCCATATTGTTTAATGGGGTTGGTTACAGCAATGGGGGACTACACATTCAACCCTGCCATGGACACAGTGGCTATCTGGCTAGCCTGGGCAAATGGAGCAATTAACCCTCTAATTTATGCCTTGAGGAACCCCAACATTTCCATGTTACTGGGCCGCAGTCGAGAGGAGGGTTATCGGACTAGAAATATAACTGCATACCTGTCCAACCAAACCCAGAACCATGAGATTCGGCTGAACCAAGCGGAGCGGATCAGGGACCACTATGTGAGTCGGGTTGGAGTGAATAACAGTCGGCTTTCGAGTTCAAGTCCCggaaaagggggaggaggagaggtggcaATGTGGGCCTGTAAAAaccctgctgtgtttttctgccgAGACGCCCAGCCTGACATCACAGCGTACTCCAACTCTGTCAGCGctccaaaaacaaagacagctgACACCAGCTTGTga
- the lrit3b gene encoding leucine-rich repeat, immunoglobulin-like domain and transmembrane domain-containing protein 3b, whose product MYLLMLVVTFHSYLMAVHSCPSLCACGNGSTGIGELRWVQCSDPGISAVPINAPANTVKLRLEKTSITRVPRAAFYNLSELQFLWLTYNSITSIHPSSFVNLKALRELRLDGNLLSAFPWEGLRDMPYLRTLGLHNNRLSSLPAHAALFLPNITYLDLSSNRLTILPAELLDLWFPLPGQQGGPVQRRVLGLHDNPWLCDCQISMAMSLSMSLGSPVVLMDQLLTCSRSLGQSGLLLTQADLSRCMRPSVQPAATRIVSPLGSNVILRCDATGYPTPTLTWIKASAYTVMQKSPRVGVRWSIISLNGLSYKDAGEYRCQARNMAGISEAPIKLKVVAVTGASRFPKIKSQKTLSKSLSKNRKQIFFKKPKPSPAASSIFISKKDNQTLISVKSFTPVNETRATAFGAGKVVPTKKYIKRRKINLLPVSKRKTRMFIKTTPELPGKSTSALLSETETAL is encoded by the exons ATGTATCTGCTGATGCTTGTGGTCACCTTTCATTCTTACCTGATGGCCGTCCACTCTTGTCCATCTTTGTGCGCCTGCGGCAATGGAAGCACTGGGATAGGAGAGCTCAG GTGGGTGCAATGCAGCGACCCTGGTATCTCAGCTGTTCCCATCAATGCCCCGGCCAACACGGTCAAACTGCGCCTGGAGAAGACCTCAATCACCAGAGTGCCCAGGGCAGCCTTCTACAACCTATCAGAGCTGCAGTTCCTGTGGCTGACTTACAACTCCATCACCTCCATCCACCCCAGCAGCTTTGTTAATCTGAAGGCGCTCCGGGAGCTTCGGCTGGACGGGAACCTCCTGTCTGCTTTTCCCTGGGAGGGGTTGAGGGACATGCCTTACCTTCGAACTCTGGGCCTGCACAATAACCGGCTGTCCAGCCTGCCTGCCcatgctgctctctttctccctaaCATCACCTACCTGGATCTCTCCAGCAACag GTTAACTATATTACCTGCTGAGCTGCTGGATCTTTGGTTCCCCCTTCCAGGACAACAGGGAGGTCCTGTGCAAAGAAGAGTTTTAG GTCTCCATGACAATCCCTGGCTGTGTGACTGCCAGATCTCCATGGCCATGTCTTTGTCAATGTCCCTGGGAAGCCCTGTTGTTCTCATGGACCAGCTGCTGACCTGCAGCAGGTCTCTGGGGCAGTCAGGGCTGTTGCTAACCCAGGCAGACCTGTCCCGCTGTATGAGGCCCTCAGTCCAGCCTGCAGCCACCAGAATCGTTTCTCCACTGGGCAGTAACGTAATCCTTCGCTGTGATGCCACTGGCTACCCAACACCCACTCTGACCTGGATCAAAGCCTCAGCTTATACTG TTATGCAGAAATCTCCTCGAGTGGGAGTTCGCTGGTCAATCATTAGCCTCAATGGTCTATCGTACAAGGATGCTGGTGAGTACCGCTGCCAGGCACGGAATATGGCAGGCATATCCGAAGCCCCTATTAAACTTAAGGTGGTGGCTGTCACTGGAGCATCTCGTTTCCCAAAGATCAAGTCCCAGAAAACTCTATCCAAATCATtatcaaaaaacagaaagcaaataTTCTTCAAAAAGCCAAAACCCTCTCCAGCTGCGTCTTCTATCTTCATCTCCAAGAAGGATAACCAGACACTGATTAGTGTCAAATCATTTACTCCTGTTAACGAGACCCGGGCAACTGCTTTTGGTGCGGGGAAAGTGGTGCCCACGAAAAAGTACATCAAAAGGCGCAAAATAAACTTGCTGCCAGTGTCAAAGAGAAAGACCCGCATGTTCATCAAGACAACACCTGAGCTCCCAGGAAAGTCCACTAGTGCTTTGCTCtcagaaacagagacagctTTATga